One Methanobacterium sp. genomic region harbors:
- a CDS encoding 2,3-bisphosphoglycerate-independent phosphoglycerate mutase, translating into MKGIIMIIDGMGDRPIKDLGYKTPLEAANTPNMDKLAEIGINGIMDPIRPGIRAGSDTSHISILGYDPYEVYTGRGPFEAAGIGLDVIAGDIAFRCNFSTQDENGIIVDRRAGRIREGTEEIAGSINSLKLEGFEDIEIIFKESTGHRAVLVLRGAGLSDKVSDADPKHEGKPPKEVVPLDDSPEAAKTAAILNKFVKTSYDLLKDHPVNLKRINDGENPANVVLPRGVGAVPHIVPFGEKYGVKAACIAETGLIKGIGKITGMDLIDVEGATGGIDTNLENMTASIVEVAKNDDYEFILINIDGADEAGHDGQMEEKVKFIEKIDAVIEEIMKIDDIYFILTADHSTPISVMDHTGDPVPIIIKGPEVKVDNVNSFNERAAAYGGLCRIRGSDIMNILMDFMNKSEKFGA; encoded by the coding sequence GTGAAAGGAATTATAATGATAATAGACGGGATGGGAGATCGTCCTATAAAAGATCTTGGATATAAAACTCCACTTGAAGCTGCAAACACTCCAAATATGGATAAATTAGCCGAAATAGGCATAAATGGTATCATGGATCCGATACGCCCGGGCATAAGGGCAGGGAGTGATACATCTCACATTTCAATATTGGGGTATGACCCTTATGAAGTTTACACTGGCAGGGGGCCATTTGAAGCAGCAGGAATAGGGCTAGATGTTATAGCTGGAGATATAGCCTTTAGATGTAACTTTTCAACCCAAGATGAAAATGGTATTATTGTAGATAGGAGAGCCGGGAGAATAAGAGAAGGTACAGAAGAAATTGCGGGATCTATAAATTCTTTAAAATTAGAAGGATTTGAAGATATAGAAATAATATTTAAAGAATCTACAGGACACCGAGCTGTACTTGTACTTAGGGGAGCAGGATTATCTGATAAAGTATCCGATGCCGATCCAAAACATGAAGGAAAACCTCCTAAAGAAGTTGTTCCTTTAGATGATTCTCCTGAAGCAGCAAAAACAGCAGCAATATTAAATAAATTCGTTAAAACTTCATATGATCTTTTAAAAGATCACCCTGTGAATCTTAAAAGAATAAATGACGGAGAAAACCCTGCAAATGTGGTTTTACCTCGAGGAGTAGGTGCAGTTCCTCATATTGTTCCATTTGGAGAAAAATATGGAGTAAAAGCCGCATGCATAGCAGAAACAGGGCTTATTAAAGGAATTGGAAAAATAACCGGTATGGATTTAATCGATGTTGAAGGGGCTACCGGTGGAATTGATACCAACCTTGAAAATATGACTGCAAGTATTGTTGAAGTAGCAAAGAATGATGATTATGAATTTATATTAATTAATATAGACGGCGCAGATGAAGCAGGTCACGACGGGCAGATGGAAGAAAAGGTGAAATTCATCGAAAAAATAGACGCCGTAATTGAGGAAATAATGAAAATAGACGATATTTATTTCATTTTAACAGCAGATCATTCAACTCCAATTTCTGTAATGGATCACACAGGAGATCCCGTTCCTATTATCATAAAGGGACCTGAAGTTAAAGTGGATAATGTTAACAGTTTTAATGAAAGGGCAGCAGCATATGGCGGATTATGCAGAATAAGAGGCTCAGATATCATGAATATATTGATGGATTTCATGAACAAGTCTGAAAAATTTGGAGCCTAA
- a CDS encoding TIGR00297 family protein encodes MIYLEYVILLVIVGLLIYLKGALDLLGSIFMIIMGIIIIFTAGVNWLLLIFAFLILGLIFTKYKHEYKKEMGIYEGTRSVKNVISNGIVPFVMAAFGNYAGFIGSIAVATSDTLASEIGVVDKHPRLITTFKKVPPGTDGGISPLGTAAGIIGAGIIGIIAYLLGISADPFTALKIAVISGTFGCFVDSILGAVLESRNYLTNEHVNLLATVSGAILGILIV; translated from the coding sequence ATGATATATTTAGAATATGTGATCTTACTCGTAATCGTAGGGCTTTTAATATACCTTAAAGGAGCCCTCGATCTTTTAGGATCCATTTTCATGATTATCATGGGTATAATTATTATTTTTACTGCTGGAGTTAACTGGCTTCTTTTAATTTTTGCTTTTCTGATTCTTGGCTTGATATTTACCAAATATAAACATGAATACAAGAAGGAAATGGGTATTTACGAAGGGACAAGAAGCGTAAAAAATGTAATTTCTAATGGAATAGTTCCTTTTGTTATGGCGGCATTTGGAAATTATGCTGGTTTTATAGGTTCCATTGCAGTTGCAACTTCAGATACACTTGCAAGTGAAATAGGAGTTGTAGATAAGCATCCTAGGCTTATAACTACTTTTAAAAAAGTCCCGCCTGGAACAGATGGGGGAATCTCTCCGCTGGGAACTGCGGCAGGAATTATAGGTGCAGGAATTATAGGTATTATTGCATATCTTTTAGGAATATCTGCAGATCCTTTCACCGCACTTAAAATAGCAGTTATATCTGGTACTTTCGGATGTTTTGTAGACAGTATTCTGGGAGCCGTACTTGAATCAAGGAACTATCTTACAAATGAACATGTTAATCTTTTAGCTACTGTATCAGGGGCAATTTTAGGAATTCTTATAGTTTAA
- a CDS encoding gamma carbonic anhydrase family protein → MSTVNKSVKTFEGSKIIGNVKIDAESSIWYNAVLRGDIEAITIGKYSNVQDNCVVHSSKNYPVELGDYVTVGHAAVLHGCKIEDNCLIGMNATVLNGAKIMKNCIVGAGALVTEGKEFEEGSLIIGAPARAVRKLTDEEIEGIKDHAVRYAQLAKNE, encoded by the coding sequence ATGAGCACTGTAAATAAAAGTGTTAAGACATTTGAAGGTTCAAAAATAATTGGAAATGTTAAAATCGATGCAGAATCTTCAATATGGTACAATGCTGTTTTAAGAGGAGATATAGAAGCTATAACTATTGGGAAATATTCTAATGTTCAGGACAATTGCGTCGTACATTCATCAAAGAATTATCCGGTTGAATTAGGAGATTATGTGACTGTAGGGCATGCTGCAGTTTTACACGGGTGTAAAATTGAAGATAACTGCCTGATTGGAATGAATGCCACTGTTTTAAATGGTGCAAAAATCATGAAAAACTGTATTGTTGGGGCAGGAGCATTAGTTACAGAAGGAAAAGAATTTGAAGAAGGAAGTTTAATTATCGGTGCTCCTGCAAGAGCGGTCCGAAAGCTTACAGATGAAGAAATAGAAGGCATTAAGGATCATGCTGTAAGGTACGCGCAACTGGCAAAAAATGAATAA
- the pdxS gene encoding pyridoxal 5'-phosphate synthase lyase subunit PdxS: MLHGTEVLKKGFAKMTKGGVIMDVVNAEQAEIAENAGAVAVMALEKVPADIRAAGGVARMADPSKVIEIMDAVSIPVMAKVRIGHFVEAQVLESLGVDMIDESEVLTPADEKYHVDKKKFTIPFVCGARNLGEALRRIDEGAAMIRTKGEAGTGNVVEAVRHMRVIQGTIREIRNKTEEELWGIARELEAPYELVKQTAELGKLPVVNFAAGGVATPADAALMMQLGADGVFVGSGIFKSENPELVAKAVTEATANYEDAEIIAKVSRGLGKAMPGLEISQIPEEERLQSRGW, translated from the coding sequence ATGTTACATGGAACAGAAGTTTTAAAGAAAGGATTTGCAAAAATGACCAAAGGCGGAGTCATAATGGACGTCGTCAACGCTGAACAGGCCGAAATCGCAGAAAATGCAGGTGCAGTAGCAGTAATGGCTCTAGAAAAAGTCCCAGCTGATATAAGGGCTGCAGGTGGAGTCGCCAGGATGGCAGATCCTTCAAAGGTTATTGAGATAATGGACGCAGTTTCAATACCAGTTATGGCAAAAGTTAGAATCGGCCACTTTGTTGAAGCACAGGTATTAGAATCCCTTGGTGTCGATATGATTGATGAAAGTGAAGTTCTAACACCTGCCGATGAAAAATATCATGTTGATAAAAAGAAATTTACAATTCCTTTTGTCTGCGGGGCAAGAAACCTTGGCGAAGCACTAAGAAGAATAGATGAAGGGGCTGCCATGATAAGGACAAAAGGTGAAGCAGGTACTGGTAATGTGGTTGAAGCTGTAAGACACATGAGAGTGATACAGGGAACCATAAGGGAAATCAGAAATAAAACCGAAGAAGAACTGTGGGGAATTGCAAGAGAACTTGAAGCTCCATACGAGCTTGTAAAACAGACAGCTGAACTTGGAAAATTACCAGTTGTAAACTTCGCAGCTGGTGGTGTTGCAACACCTGCAGATGCTGCACTTATGATGCAGCTTGGAGCAGACGGTGTTTTTGTTGGATCTGGAATATTTAAATCAGAAAATCCAGAATTAGTCGCAAAAGCAGTTACTGAAGCAACAGCCAATTATGAAGACGCTGAAATCATAGCTAAAGTTTCAAGAGGGCTTGGAAAAGCTATGCCTGGTCTTGAAATAAGCCAGATCCCAGAAGAAGAAAGGCTCCAGTCAAGAGGATGGTAA
- the hisC gene encoding histidinol-phosphate transaminase, translated as MVKVKETVKKLDPYVPGKSIPEIAQKYNIDPETIIKLGSNENPLGPSKKAIEAIKNSLHLISQYPETNLEPLKEKLALYSGVDSSNIIIGGDGADEILDVLGKTLIEPGDEFIVPLPSYMYYEFTLKIHGGVPVYAKWDMEKNELDVDSIIAALSEKTKIIFLCTPNNPSGTLIDKEDIKRVLESTDALVVADEAYFEFSEVNNVDMVKDYDNLLLLRTFSKVFGLSGMRIGYAISNPEFIEYMHRVKPVFSLTKLSYESASAVLDDKEYIQKSIEIGIQSREFLYENMSKFDKLEVYPSKSNYLLVGVEKTGMTSSEFAEELLKRGVIVRDCASFKGLDEYWVRVSVGTMEEDARFIKILEDLIG; from the coding sequence ATGGTTAAAGTAAAAGAAACTGTAAAAAAACTTGACCCTTATGTTCCGGGAAAATCAATCCCCGAAATAGCACAAAAATATAATATCGATCCTGAAACAATCATAAAACTCGGATCAAACGAGAATCCACTTGGCCCGTCTAAAAAAGCTATAGAAGCAATAAAAAATAGTCTCCATTTAATAAGCCAGTATCCTGAAACAAATTTAGAACCCTTAAAGGAGAAATTAGCTTTATACTCTGGAGTCGACAGTTCTAATATAATAATAGGTGGAGATGGGGCAGATGAAATTCTGGATGTACTCGGGAAAACATTAATAGAACCCGGCGATGAATTTATAGTCCCTTTACCGTCATATATGTACTACGAGTTTACTTTAAAAATCCACGGTGGAGTTCCAGTATATGCCAAATGGGATATGGAAAAAAACGAACTTGATGTGGATTCAATAATAGCCGCTTTATCTGAAAAAACAAAAATAATCTTTTTATGCACTCCAAATAACCCTTCAGGAACATTAATAGATAAAGAAGATATTAAAAGAGTACTTGAAAGTACAGATGCCCTTGTGGTTGCAGATGAAGCATATTTTGAGTTTTCAGAAGTTAACAATGTTGACATGGTAAAAGATTATGATAACTTACTCTTGCTCAGGACATTCTCTAAGGTCTTTGGACTTTCTGGAATGAGAATAGGTTATGCAATCTCAAATCCTGAATTTATAGAATACATGCACAGGGTAAAACCAGTATTCAGCCTTACAAAGCTTTCCTATGAGTCAGCATCAGCAGTACTGGATGATAAAGAATATATACAAAAATCAATAGAAATTGGAATTCAAAGCAGAGAATTCTTATATGAAAACATGTCTAAATTTGATAAACTTGAGGTTTACCCTTCAAAATCAAATTATTTGCTTGTAGGTGTTGAAAAAACTGGAATGACCTCTAGTGAGTTTGCAGAAGAGCTCTTAAAAAGGGGAGTCATTGTAAGAGACTGTGCTTCATTTAAAGGATTGGATGAGTACTGGGTAAGGGTAAGTGTCGGAACAATGGAAGAAGATGCCCGGTTTATTAAAATACTTGAAGATTTAATTGGGTAA
- a CDS encoding tetratricopeptide repeat protein, producing the protein MPILLFGSSHLELITGKKTTTIRKLWKKPLSPGDRLHCYWNLVSKERKKLFEAEVTGVEIMEFKDIIKDDNLAREEGFENAAELEAEFRKMYPDDTDDDSLFQVIRFKKYPVDKWEGEKIDEKALITKRADILFDSGRFNDSVMCYTAALRHDPDDVYLLNKRGDNLSRLGKFDEAIKNYDKALANDPENEFVWNNKAIALLNSNKPEEALKCNTKALKINKANSAVLYWRGFILEMLGRFEDALKCYDKILEIEPENPDVWNAKGNILTELERTEEALTAYDKALELCFEEEPDASTWNRKGNALLELGRFDEALNCYDEALKLDSKNDIIWSNKGVALMELDEFEKAAECFNRAILINPANEDARVLKDECLENY; encoded by the coding sequence ATGCCTATATTATTATTTGGAAGCAGTCATCTAGAACTTATAACAGGTAAAAAAACTACCACAATAAGGAAACTATGGAAAAAGCCACTTTCTCCAGGGGATCGTCTTCACTGCTACTGGAATCTCGTATCTAAAGAGCGTAAAAAGCTATTTGAAGCTGAAGTAACCGGCGTAGAGATTATGGAGTTTAAAGATATCATTAAAGATGATAATCTTGCAAGAGAAGAGGGTTTCGAGAATGCTGCAGAGCTGGAAGCAGAATTTAGAAAGATGTATCCTGATGATACAGATGATGATTCACTGTTCCAGGTAATAAGGTTTAAGAAATATCCTGTTGATAAATGGGAAGGCGAAAAAATAGATGAAAAAGCTTTGATAACCAAAAGAGCAGATATATTGTTTGATTCTGGAAGATTCAATGATTCTGTAATGTGTTATACTGCAGCTTTAAGACACGACCCTGACGATGTTTATCTCTTAAATAAGAGGGGGGACAATCTGTCACGTTTAGGTAAGTTCGATGAAGCCATCAAAAACTATGATAAGGCATTAGCAAATGATCCTGAGAATGAGTTCGTCTGGAACAACAAGGCAATAGCACTTTTAAATTCAAATAAGCCTGAAGAAGCATTAAAGTGCAATACAAAGGCTTTAAAGATAAATAAAGCTAATTCTGCTGTGTTGTACTGGAGAGGATTTATTTTGGAGATGCTTGGAAGATTTGAAGATGCTTTAAAGTGCTATGATAAGATTCTAGAAATAGAACCTGAAAATCCGGATGTATGGAATGCAAAGGGAAATATTTTGACAGAATTAGAAAGGACTGAAGAAGCGCTTACGGCTTATGATAAAGCGTTGGAGTTATGCTTTGAAGAGGAACCTGATGCATCAACATGGAATCGTAAAGGTAATGCCCTTTTAGAGCTTGGAAGGTTTGATGAAGCTTTAAATTGTTACGACGAAGCCTTAAAGCTAGATTCTAAAAATGATATTATCTGGAGCAATAAAGGTGTAGCCCTTATGGAGCTTGATGAGTTTGAAAAAGCAGCAGAGTGTTTTAACAGGGCAATACTTATAAATCCTGCAAATGAGGATGCCCGGGTTTTAAAGGACGAATGTTTAGAAAATTACTAA
- a CDS encoding NifB/NifX family molybdenum-iron cluster-binding protein, producing MKIAVATSNGNDVDHFGKAQRFMVYEFDEKNMNFIEKRESPKTKGEKHQWQKSLDAIIDCEIVICVQAGLKGKFGIKNAGIQLVEDEGSIEDVLERFVKHYNFMKKPLF from the coding sequence ATGAAAATAGCTGTAGCAACATCTAATGGTAATGATGTGGATCATTTTGGTAAAGCGCAGAGATTCATGGTTTATGAATTTGATGAAAAAAACATGAATTTCATAGAAAAAAGAGAATCTCCTAAAACAAAGGGTGAAAAACACCAGTGGCAAAAATCATTAGATGCAATAATTGATTGTGAAATTGTTATATGTGTTCAAGCTGGTTTGAAAGGTAAATTTGGCATTAAAAATGCAGGAATTCAACTTGTAGAAGATGAAGGGAGCATAGAAGATGTTCTTGAAAGATTTGTTAAGCATTATAACTTCATGAAAAAACCTCTATTTTAA
- a CDS encoding anaerobic ribonucleoside-triphosphate reductase activating protein, with product MMIGDMIVSSLEFPGKISLVIFSGGCILKCPYCHNPELIDNGKSVELDEIIEKIESSIDFIDSVVITGGEALIQYDDVKKILKYCKNQGLETKLDTNGCFPDKLSELIDLLDYVALDIKAPFDKYEEIIGSDIGDKVKESMEICSGIYLECRTTYVPFLMDPQDVIEIAKSITTDIYTIQQFRDKRVLDEKLHGTHVPSRDELKEIGETVKPFLKRVRIKTAEFGNEFIN from the coding sequence ATGATGATAGGAGATATGATCGTATCCTCTCTGGAATTTCCTGGAAAAATTTCCCTTGTTATTTTTTCAGGAGGTTGTATCTTAAAGTGTCCATATTGCCATAATCCTGAACTCATAGACAATGGAAAATCAGTAGAACTTGATGAAATCATTGAAAAAATTGAAAGTTCCATTGATTTTATAGACAGCGTTGTAATAACTGGAGGGGAAGCTCTTATACAGTATGATGATGTGAAAAAAATCTTGAAATACTGTAAAAACCAGGGATTAGAAACTAAACTGGATACAAATGGATGTTTTCCTGATAAACTTTCTGAACTTATAGATCTGTTGGATTATGTAGCTTTAGATATTAAGGCTCCTTTTGATAAGTACGAAGAGATTATAGGATCAGATATAGGGGATAAAGTTAAAGAAAGTATGGAAATTTGCAGCGGAATATATCTTGAGTGCAGGACAACTTACGTACCCTTCTTAATGGATCCTCAAGATGTAATTGAAATTGCAAAAAGTATAACAACGGATATATATACAATTCAACAATTCAGAGATAAAAGAGTATTAGATGAAAAACTACATGGTACTCATGTTCCTTCAAGGGATGAACTTAAAGAAATTGGTGAGACTGTAAAACCATTCTTAAAAAGAGTGAGAATAAAAACAGCAGAATTTGGAAATGAATTTATAAATTAA
- a CDS encoding 30S ribosomal protein S3ae, producing MAKARRRRVRDTWKEKQWYKIMTPKDFGEAEIGTTPARDPDILLKRRVESSMRELTGDFSKQYVKLYFQINNVAGDTANTKFVGHHVTTDYVRSMIRRGTSRIDTLSEVTTKDGYKVNVHIIAITVKRAKASQQKFIRETMGNLIQQAVDGKTFPEFVEGVITGKMASSIYHETKKIYPLKRVEIIKTQVAEEPA from the coding sequence ATGGCTAAAGCTAGAAGGCGAAGAGTGCGTGATACGTGGAAGGAAAAACAATGGTATAAAATTATGACTCCTAAAGATTTTGGAGAGGCAGAAATAGGAACCACACCTGCACGAGATCCTGATATACTCTTAAAAAGAAGAGTTGAATCATCAATGAGAGAATTAACTGGTGATTTCAGCAAGCAGTACGTTAAACTTTACTTCCAGATTAACAACGTGGCTGGAGACACAGCAAACACCAAGTTTGTTGGACACCATGTAACAACAGATTATGTTAGAAGCATGATAAGAAGGGGAACAAGTAGAATAGATACCCTTTCAGAAGTAACTACAAAAGACGGTTACAAAGTTAATGTGCATATCATTGCAATAACCGTAAAAAGGGCAAAAGCATCCCAGCAGAAATTTATAAGGGAAACTATGGGCAACCTTATTCAACAGGCAGTGGATGGAAAAACTTTCCCAGAATTTGTGGAAGGGGTAATAACTGGAAAAATGGCATCCAGTATATACCACGAAACAAAGAAAATATATCCTTTAAAACGAGTTGAAATAATTAAAACTCAAGTAGCTGAAGAACCAGCATAA
- a CDS encoding PRC-barrel domain-containing protein, which translates to MKIADELKGKEVIDAAGNKIGEISDAEWSPQTNRVESLIVTEGGASAKLGMGKKIEIPYSEIKTIGEKVLLNGVSKSESVEEPPSIEEIKRREEEI; encoded by the coding sequence ATGAAAATAGCAGATGAATTAAAGGGTAAAGAAGTTATAGATGCAGCCGGGAATAAAATAGGCGAAATAAGTGATGCAGAATGGAGCCCTCAAACCAACAGGGTTGAATCGCTGATTGTTACAGAAGGAGGGGCTTCTGCTAAACTGGGAATGGGCAAAAAAATAGAAATACCCTACAGCGAAATTAAAACCATAGGCGAAAAAGTGCTCTTAAACGGTGTAAGTAAATCTGAAAGTGTAGAAGAACCTCCAAGCATAGAAGAAATCAAAAGAAGGGAAGAAGAAATATAA
- the glmU gene encoding bifunctional sugar-1-phosphate nucleotidylyltransferase/acetyltransferase: protein MKGVLLTAGEGTRMRPLTLTRPKTMLQVGGKPILQYNLEALRDAGIKDIIMVVGYKKEAIEDYFEDGSSFGVNIDYITQEKRLGTAHAINSACDMINDEFIVLNGDIIVDPELIVDLIAKYESEEASSILMLTEVEDPSSFGVVEIENDIIKNIIEKPAPGEAPSNLINAGIYLFDKTIFDAIDRTEKSERGEYEITDSLKIQMSENKIVRGLKSNNKWIDVGRPWELLNVNEHFISEMEEDIRGEIEEGVTIHGKVVLGKNSIIRSGTYILGPVFIGEGCDIGPNSYLRKYSYLGNNVNVGNAVEIKNSIIMDGTNVNHLSYVGDSVIGANCNVAAGTNIANLRFDNKNIKMKIKGEKFDCGVRKLGAVFGDNVKTGINSSFNPGVKVGINSAVGSGTIIYEDIPSNTLVLVKQEYKIIKYDN from the coding sequence ATGAAGGGAGTATTGCTTACAGCAGGTGAAGGCACAAGGATGCGCCCGTTAACATTAACAAGACCAAAAACAATGCTGCAGGTTGGGGGAAAACCAATACTCCAGTATAATTTAGAAGCGCTGAGAGATGCTGGTATTAAAGATATAATAATGGTTGTAGGCTATAAAAAAGAGGCAATTGAAGATTATTTTGAAGATGGTTCTTCATTTGGAGTTAACATTGATTACATCACTCAGGAAAAAAGACTCGGAACCGCACATGCCATAAATTCTGCCTGCGATATGATTAATGATGAGTTTATAGTTCTGAATGGGGATATAATAGTTGATCCCGAGCTTATTGTGGATTTAATAGCAAAATATGAGTCAGAGGAAGCTTCATCAATTCTCATGCTTACTGAAGTTGAAGATCCATCTTCATTTGGAGTTGTAGAAATAGAAAACGACATAATTAAAAATATTATTGAAAAACCAGCTCCTGGAGAGGCTCCAAGTAACCTTATAAATGCAGGGATATACCTTTTTGATAAAACAATTTTTGATGCAATAGACAGGACAGAAAAGTCTGAAAGAGGAGAATATGAGATAACAGATTCCCTTAAAATTCAGATGAGCGAAAATAAGATAGTACGAGGGCTTAAATCTAATAATAAATGGATTGATGTTGGAAGACCATGGGAACTTCTAAATGTCAATGAACATTTCATAAGTGAAATGGAAGAAGATATCCGGGGTGAAATTGAAGAAGGAGTCACAATCCACGGCAAAGTAGTTCTGGGAAAAAACAGTATCATTAGGTCTGGAACTTACATTTTAGGGCCTGTTTTTATTGGAGAAGGCTGTGATATTGGGCCTAATTCCTATTTGAGAAAATATTCCTATCTTGGAAACAATGTAAATGTTGGAAATGCAGTTGAAATTAAAAATTCAATTATAATGGATGGTACTAACGTTAATCATCTTTCATATGTTGGTGATTCAGTAATTGGAGCTAACTGTAATGTTGCTGCAGGTACAAACATTGCAAACCTGCGTTTTGATAATAAAAATATCAAGATGAAAATTAAAGGCGAAAAATTTGACTGCGGTGTGAGAAAACTTGGTGCAGTGTTTGGAGACAACGTTAAAACAGGTATAAATTCCAGTTTCAATCCCGGAGTTAAAGTAGGCATAAATTCAGCAGTAGGTTCTGGTACTATAATTTATGAAGATATACCTTCAAATACACTTGTTTTAGTAAAACAGGAATATAAGATTATAAAATATGATAATTAG
- the glmM gene encoding phosphoglucosamine mutase: MTDMIPRLFGTSGIRGKIGSEITLNLITDVGMAAATYVGGKGRKAVIGYDTRTSNKMVENAIIAGILQCGCDVIRLGMVPTPLVGYAAMKLNADIGIMITASHNPSQYNGIKLWNPKGMAYTQDQERTIEKIVHEKTFSKVSWEYIGDIKDNSSIISGYMDDLLNNVDIKGGLKVVVDCANGAGSFVSPIVLRKAGCEVLTLNSQPDGFFPGRMPEPSEANLSELMKVVKATGADLGIAHDGDADRMVAIDDEGKMADFDKLLALVSSKIGGKIVTTVDASFCVDKCMKESGGEVVRTKVGDVHVAEAIVECNASFGGEPSGTWLHPDFCMCPDGILSALKVIEIVEKYGPLSKLLNEIPSYPTVRDKIECENIQKTLIMEKVKEELPDYFEDVNDVNFIDGVRISMKDGSWVLIRPSGTESYIRITLEGRTVEIAQSIRNKSREFIEGIL; encoded by the coding sequence ATGACAGATATGATTCCAAGACTATTTGGTACATCAGGTATCAGAGGTAAAATAGGCAGTGAAATCACTTTAAATTTAATAACAGATGTTGGAATGGCAGCAGCAACATATGTTGGTGGAAAAGGGCGTAAAGCTGTTATAGGGTATGATACACGGACTTCAAATAAGATGGTTGAAAATGCAATCATCGCAGGGATATTACAATGCGGCTGCGATGTAATTCGGCTTGGAATGGTTCCAACGCCGTTGGTCGGATATGCAGCAATGAAACTCAATGCAGATATCGGAATCATGATAACTGCATCTCATAATCCTTCCCAGTACAACGGAATAAAACTATGGAATCCAAAAGGTATGGCTTACACCCAGGATCAGGAAAGAACAATAGAAAAAATAGTCCATGAAAAGACTTTCTCTAAAGTTTCATGGGAATATATAGGGGATATTAAAGATAACAGCAGCATTATCTCAGGGTACATGGATGATTTACTGAACAATGTAGATATTAAAGGAGGCCTTAAAGTCGTTGTCGATTGTGCAAATGGGGCAGGTTCTTTTGTATCTCCAATTGTTCTTAGAAAGGCAGGTTGTGAAGTTTTAACTTTAAACAGCCAACCTGATGGATTTTTCCCGGGTAGAATGCCAGAACCCTCAGAGGCAAATCTTTCTGAACTTATGAAAGTTGTTAAAGCTACCGGAGCGGATCTTGGAATTGCACACGACGGTGATGCAGATAGGATGGTTGCAATTGATGATGAGGGAAAGATGGCGGATTTTGATAAGCTTTTAGCCCTTGTATCAAGTAAAATTGGTGGAAAAATAGTTACAACTGTTGACGCGTCATTCTGTGTGGATAAATGTATGAAAGAATCCGGCGGTGAAGTAGTACGTACTAAAGTGGGAGATGTTCATGTTGCAGAGGCAATAGTGGAATGCAATGCTTCATTTGGTGGTGAACCTTCTGGTACATGGCTCCATCCAGATTTCTGCATGTGTCCTGATGGAATACTTTCTGCACTTAAGGTTATAGAAATTGTGGAAAAATATGGTCCTCTTTCTAAACTTTTAAATGAAATACCCAGTTATCCAACAGTGAGGGATAAAATAGAATGTGAAAACATTCAAAAGACACTGATAATGGAAAAAGTCAAAGAGGAACTTCCAGATTATTTTGAAGATGTAAATGATGTCAATTTCATAGATGGAGTTAGAATTTCCATGAAAGATGGAAGCTGGGTTCTAATAAGGCCTTCTGGTACCGAATCTTACATAAGGATTACTTTAGAGGGTAGAACTGTAGAAATAGCTCAATCAATTAGAAATAAATCCAGAGAATTTATAGAGGGAATACTATGA